Proteins co-encoded in one Methylomonas albis genomic window:
- a CDS encoding class I SAM-dependent methyltransferase, which produces MSPNPQFPVWNRLLDESVQAMRQQRYSHTAALLHMIVGNGSRKARLWPHYRQALAAYAFALYRNGDIGQALVYQTQLLLLLPNDPEARGNFLLLLKAGVGRLPDSAEFRRVLHSVFARSDVGEYAVEIARSLLQDAVFSQAVELLLSAADTQIMRALRQGRLRALMQAPLFLQLLRGSLIPLPTFETALRRLRKALLLTYAAPGPAAESTRPGKLEWEFIGALAHYSWLTEYASAEDEQERTVVGLLRQQLEAGLSLPSEPSWQPALAYYAMYRSGLELSDCRAVFTQASVIWKPYLQPLIRDWRACLAERVLAAEIDSLTAIGGNISELVRRQYEENPFPRWQQDPVAHQRLTARRWLASFAHDLQLPIEFDGQVDVLTAGCGTGLEPISLVRQIQTGRYLALDLSRASLAYAKRMATQLGLADAIDFKQADITQLADFSEQFDLITASGVLHHLQNPLEGWRILTGLLKPGGIMLVSLYSEAARQTVVRARTLIAEHGWEATPERMRQFRQAILAGEYEALKPLLQWRDFYNLSMFRDLVFHVNEHRYSLPKIEQQLAELGLCFVSMRGLPMPLQAMYQAGFPQDSHGASLANWARFEEQHPNAFAAMYGLVLQKPGRE; this is translated from the coding sequence CACTGCGGCGCTGTTGCACATGATCGTCGGCAACGGTTCTCGTAAAGCCAGACTATGGCCGCACTACAGACAAGCGCTGGCGGCCTATGCTTTCGCCTTGTACCGAAACGGCGATATTGGCCAAGCGTTGGTGTATCAGACCCAGCTATTGCTGTTGCTGCCCAACGATCCGGAAGCGCGCGGCAACTTTTTGCTGTTGCTGAAAGCCGGCGTCGGACGTTTACCTGATTCCGCCGAGTTTCGGCGGGTTTTGCACAGTGTGTTCGCAAGGAGCGATGTTGGCGAATACGCGGTGGAAATTGCCAGGTCGCTATTGCAGGATGCGGTGTTTAGCCAGGCGGTCGAGCTTTTATTATCCGCTGCTGATACGCAAATCATGCGCGCCTTACGCCAAGGTCGGCTGCGGGCGTTGATGCAGGCGCCGTTGTTTTTGCAGCTATTACGCGGCAGCCTGATCCCGCTGCCGACATTCGAAACCGCGCTACGCCGTTTGCGCAAAGCGCTGCTGTTGACCTACGCCGCACCTGGCCCGGCGGCTGAAAGCACCCGTCCGGGCAAGCTGGAGTGGGAGTTTATCGGCGCACTGGCCCATTACAGCTGGTTGACCGAATACGCCAGTGCCGAGGACGAACAGGAACGCACCGTTGTTGGCTTATTGCGGCAGCAGTTGGAGGCCGGCCTGAGTTTGCCGTCGGAACCGTCATGGCAACCGGCGCTAGCCTATTACGCGATGTATCGATCCGGCTTGGAATTGTCCGATTGCCGCGCCGTGTTTACGCAAGCTTCCGTCATTTGGAAACCCTATTTACAGCCGCTGATTCGAGATTGGCGCGCTTGTCTGGCGGAACGGGTGCTGGCGGCAGAAATAGACAGTCTCACGGCCATCGGTGGCAACATTTCCGAACTAGTACGCCGGCAATACGAGGAAAACCCTTTTCCGCGTTGGCAACAGGACCCTGTCGCCCATCAGCGTTTGACCGCCCGGCGATGGTTGGCAAGTTTTGCCCACGACCTGCAGCTGCCGATTGAGTTCGATGGCCAGGTCGATGTACTCACTGCTGGCTGCGGCACCGGATTGGAGCCCATTTCCCTGGTCCGGCAAATCCAAACCGGCCGCTATCTGGCGCTGGATTTAAGCCGAGCCAGCCTGGCATATGCCAAGCGGATGGCTACGCAGTTGGGGCTGGCCGATGCCATCGACTTTAAACAAGCCGACATTACCCAACTGGCTGATTTTTCCGAACAATTCGATCTGATCACCGCCAGCGGCGTTTTGCACCATCTGCAAAACCCGTTGGAAGGCTGGCGAATCTTGACCGGCTTGTTGAAGCCCGGCGGCATCATGCTGGTCAGCCTGTACAGCGAGGCGGCGCGGCAAACCGTGGTTCGCGCCAGAACATTGATTGCCGAACATGGCTGGGAAGCGACGCCGGAAAGGATGCGGCAATTCCGGCAAGCCATTCTGGCCGGCGAATACGAAGCTTTAAAACCGCTGTTGCAATGGCGGGATTTCTACAATCTCAGCATGTTTCGCGACTTGGTGTTTCACGTCAATGAACACCGTTACAGCCTGCCGAAAATCGAACAACAGCTGGCCGAACTGGGATTGTGCTTCGTGAGCATGCGCGGCTTACCCATGCCCTTGCAAGCTATGTATCAAGCCGGTTTTCCGCAAGATTCCCACGGTGCCAGTCTCGCCAACTGGGCGCGATTCGAAGAACAACATCCAAACGCTTTCGCCGCCATGTATGGGCTGGTACTGCAAAAGCCGGGGAGGGAGTAG
- a CDS encoding cytochrome c peroxidase, producing MRAIFRIVLTGGLIVAALSARAAGPVPVSLRNVPTPPVPGLLDGDSPIVVDKAAAIALGKALFWDQNVGSDGQACASCHFSAGADGRIKNQINPGQNSRQPTGQTFDTLPSGTGGPNHTLRAEDFPLHRFSDPFNNASQVIYNSDDVVSSAGTFGGQFNGTSQFSGANDQCARRPDEVFNVGHVGTRRVEPRNTPTVINAVFNHRNFWDGRANNVFNGSSPWGPRDPDAGVWVKLNAKAVVKRRLNLINSALASQAVTPPVFNDVEMGCKGRGWPDIGRKLLSRQALQHQLVHPQDSVLGGLSFSAGSDFKQGLKATYKSLITQAFNSQYWAYSGTGKFGAPAIGGAAYNQMEANFSMFFGLAVQLYEATLVSDQSPFDLSPLDANMVPTWSNVADADRVASLKRGFNLFVNNNCSSCHTGPALSLAAVAANAALLNPTPGAVFGPPATPIAYGPNAFGPANIAAATGATRFGSPVTRDVANAGLPRLMDLGFSNIGASSPDADPGVSGADAFGQPLSYADQYVEYLLGNGAGVLDLPIDKVRACDFPTPLAVNLNVPIANVFLPSDGLQADGSREGVPRTANCTNPNKAYIPTVAAAQANRNGVKMSIATTAAFKVPTLRNVELTGPYMHDGGMATLAQVIEFYARHGNFVSDALHSLMGPISPGIANPQNIVDLTAFLNALTDERVRYQKSPFDHPQLTVAHGHVGNDLQAESGNVLDADLARDELLVLPAVGAAGADTPITPFLAPAP from the coding sequence ATGCGCGCTATTTTTCGAATTGTTTTAACCGGTGGCCTGATCGTCGCCGCGCTGTCAGCCAGGGCCGCCGGTCCGGTGCCGGTTTCCCTGCGCAACGTACCGACGCCGCCGGTACCCGGTCTGCTGGACGGCGATTCCCCCATCGTCGTTGATAAAGCGGCGGCGATTGCCTTGGGCAAAGCTTTGTTTTGGGATCAGAACGTTGGCTCAGACGGCCAGGCCTGCGCGTCCTGCCATTTCAGCGCCGGTGCTGACGGCCGTATCAAAAACCAGATCAATCCTGGCCAAAATTCGCGGCAACCGACCGGGCAAACTTTCGATACCTTGCCGTCGGGTACCGGCGGCCCTAACCATACGCTGAGGGCCGAGGATTTTCCGCTACATCGTTTCAGCGATCCGTTCAACAATGCCAGCCAAGTCATCTATAACAGCGACGATGTGGTCAGTTCGGCCGGCACTTTCGGCGGTCAATTTAACGGTACTTCACAATTCAGTGGAGCTAACGACCAGTGCGCCCGCAGGCCTGACGAGGTATTCAATGTCGGCCACGTCGGCACCCGGCGCGTCGAGCCGCGCAATACGCCCACCGTAATCAACGCGGTGTTCAACCATCGCAATTTCTGGGATGGTCGGGCCAACAATGTGTTTAACGGCAGCAGCCCTTGGGGGCCACGCGACCCCGATGCCGGCGTTTGGGTTAAGCTCAATGCCAAGGCCGTGGTTAAACGGCGCCTGAATTTGATCAACTCCGCGCTGGCCTCGCAAGCCGTCACGCCACCGGTGTTCAATGATGTGGAAATGGGCTGTAAAGGCCGCGGCTGGCCGGACATCGGTCGCAAATTATTGTCCCGGCAGGCTTTGCAACACCAGCTGGTACATCCACAAGACAGCGTGCTGGGTGGTTTGAGCTTCAGCGCGGGCAGTGATTTCAAACAGGGTCTGAAAGCCACCTACAAAAGCTTGATCACCCAGGCCTTTAATTCTCAATATTGGGCGTATAGCGGCACCGGAAAATTCGGTGCGCCGGCAATCGGCGGCGCGGCCTACAACCAGATGGAAGCCAATTTTTCCATGTTCTTTGGCTTGGCCGTGCAGTTGTACGAAGCCACGCTGGTATCCGACCAGTCGCCATTCGACCTGAGTCCGCTCGATGCCAATATGGTGCCGACCTGGAGCAACGTGGCCGACGCCGACAGGGTCGCTTCTCTGAAACGTGGCTTCAATCTGTTCGTCAACAACAATTGCAGTTCATGCCATACCGGGCCGGCCCTGAGCCTGGCGGCGGTAGCAGCCAATGCCGCGCTGTTGAACCCTACGCCGGGCGCTGTTTTTGGTCCGCCGGCCACCCCGATTGCCTACGGCCCCAATGCGTTTGGCCCTGCAAACATTGCGGCGGCGACCGGCGCCACCCGCTTTGGCAGCCCTGTGACCCGCGATGTCGCCAATGCGGGTTTACCCAGGCTAATGGATTTGGGCTTTAGCAATATCGGCGCAAGCTCGCCGGACGCCGATCCCGGCGTGAGCGGTGCTGATGCCTTTGGTCAGCCTTTATCTTATGCCGACCAATACGTCGAGTACCTGCTCGGCAACGGCGCCGGTGTGCTCGACTTACCGATAGACAAAGTGCGGGCTTGCGACTTTCCGACACCGTTAGCGGTAAATCTGAACGTGCCGATAGCCAACGTCTTTTTACCTAGCGACGGCTTACAGGCCGACGGTAGCCGGGAGGGCGTGCCGCGTACGGCAAACTGCACCAATCCAAACAAGGCTTACATCCCCACGGTGGCGGCGGCGCAAGCCAACCGCAACGGCGTGAAGATGTCCATTGCCACCACGGCTGCCTTCAAAGTGCCGACGCTACGCAATGTCGAGTTGACCGGCCCCTATATGCATGACGGCGGCATGGCGACGTTGGCGCAAGTCATCGAGTTTTACGCCAGACACGGCAACTTCGTCAGCGATGCACTGCATTCCTTGATGGGGCCGATTTCGCCTGGCATAGCCAACCCGCAAAACATTGTCGATCTGACTGCATTCCTGAATGCGCTGACCGACGAGCGGGTGCGTTATCAAAAATCGCCGTTCGACCATCCGCAATTGACCGTCGCCCACGGCCACGTCGGCAACGACTTACAAGCCGAATCCGGCAATGTATTGGACGCCGATTTAGCCAGGGACGAACTGTTGGTGTTGCCGGCTGTTGGCGCAGCCGGCGCGGACACACCGATAACGCCATTTTTAGCGCCAGCACCGTAA
- a CDS encoding VPLPA-CTERM sorting domain-containing protein — protein MDTFLRQPLSQLPKTLRTPALACALMLAGFMPATGQAAIVNYALNFTDSHTHATGSGSFIWNTDTEIMTSLNWNFSGVTGSVLDSALATTYHSYDPIAGTYGELFYRFLTAPQAYLIAEYGLTSASVGEMPYNVSSSYFGFVAFGAEKTSSLGTYRFLDKSYNLATEGYVSAAPVPVPAAIWLFCSALAGFGFVRTRKTA, from the coding sequence ATGGATACCTTCCTAAGGCAACCGCTGTCGCAACTACCTAAAACTCTGCGTACACCTGCATTAGCTTGTGCCCTGATGCTTGCCGGTTTCATGCCTGCAACCGGGCAAGCAGCCATTGTCAATTATGCACTTAACTTCACCGACTCCCACACCCACGCAACGGGCTCAGGCTCCTTCATATGGAACACCGACACTGAAATCATGACTTCTCTGAATTGGAATTTTTCTGGTGTCACCGGCAGTGTTTTAGATAGTGCTCTAGCTACGACTTATCACAGCTACGATCCGATTGCCGGAACCTACGGCGAATTGTTCTACCGATTTCTCACCGCACCGCAAGCCTATCTAATCGCTGAATACGGTCTAACCAGCGCCTCGGTAGGTGAAATGCCCTACAACGTTAGCAGCAGCTACTTTGGTTTCGTCGCCTTTGGCGCAGAAAAAACCAGCAGTTTGGGCACTTACCGCTTTCTTGATAAGAGCTATAACCTGGCAACCGAAGGCTATGTTTCTGCTGCCCCCGTACCTGTACCAGCAGCAATTTGGCTATTTTGCAGCGCCTTGGCCGGGTTTGGCTTTGTTAGAACACGCAAGACTGCATAA
- a CDS encoding cytochrome c peroxidase produces the protein MSTFHQILLAGVLAAAAFSSLADDPSPVSLRNVPLPPVPGLLDGANPIVVDKTAAIALGKALFWDQSLGSDGQACASCHFSAGADGRVKNQINPGQNSALPSGQTFDSLPSGMGGSNHTLTAADFPLHRLANPRLNSSQVIYTTDDVVGSAGSFGGEFIGTSPFSGANDQCQRSASEVFNVGHVGTRKITPRNAPTVINAVFNHRNFWDGRANNSFNGSSPWGPRDPDAGVWVKLNAKTVVKQRLNLINSSLASQAVTPPIFNDVEMGCHARTWLDVGRKLLNRQALQSQQVHPQDSVLGVLSAGDLKPGLKTTYKNLVTQAFNAQYWAYSGVGKFGMPANGGSAYNQMEANFAMFFGLAIQLYESTLVSDQSPFDSSPLDADMAPTWTNVTGATPTETANKIASLKHGYDLFISNHCGRCHVGPAASLAAVATNAALLTSTPGFSFGPPATPIAYGPDAFGLGAAAFSGATASASTVTRDFNIFIQPKLMDVGFVNIGVTTIEADPGIDASDPFGNPLSHTAQYVSYLLANNAGVIDLPVENIRACDFLTPLALHNLLADTAYFAADDGLQADGSREGVLRNLNCANPDAAYVPTSAAAQANANGAKLAVATHGAFKVPTLRNVELTGPYMHNGSMATLAQVIEFYARHGNFVNDAQNFNVAAGSGILTSTQNTTDLSNFLKALTDERVRYQKAPFDHPQLTVMHGHVGNDLQVQAGNPLAASLGQDETLTIPAVGADGAATPIAPFLAPAP, from the coding sequence ATGAGCACGTTTCACCAAATCCTGTTGGCCGGCGTCTTGGCCGCCGCCGCGTTTTCTTCACTGGCGGACGACCCGTCGCCGGTTTCCTTGCGCAATGTCCCGTTACCGCCGGTACCCGGCTTACTGGACGGCGCCAACCCGATTGTCGTCGATAAAACCGCGGCCATCGCTTTGGGCAAGGCTTTGTTCTGGGATCAAAGTCTCGGCTCAGACGGCCAGGCCTGCGCCTCTTGCCATTTCAGCGCCGGCGCCGATGGACGAGTCAAAAATCAGATCAATCCTGGGCAAAATTCGGCGCTACCGAGCGGGCAAACCTTCGACAGCCTGCCGTCCGGTATGGGCGGGTCCAATCACACGCTGACCGCCGCCGACTTTCCGTTGCACCGTTTGGCCAATCCGCGCCTTAACAGCAGCCAAGTCATTTACACCACCGACGACGTGGTCGGCTCCGCCGGCAGCTTCGGCGGCGAGTTTATAGGCACCTCGCCGTTCAGCGGCGCCAACGACCAATGCCAGCGCAGTGCCAGCGAGGTATTCAACGTCGGCCACGTCGGCACCCGCAAGATCACACCGCGCAACGCGCCGACCGTGATCAACGCGGTGTTCAACCACCGCAACTTCTGGGACGGCCGCGCCAACAACAGTTTCAACGGCAGCAGTCCATGGGGGCCGCGCGATCCGGATGCCGGGGTGTGGGTCAAGCTCAACGCCAAGACCGTGGTCAAACAACGATTAAACCTGATCAACTCCTCTTTGGCCTCGCAGGCCGTCACTCCACCGATTTTCAATGATGTCGAGATGGGCTGCCACGCCCGCACCTGGCTCGACGTCGGCCGAAAACTGCTCAATCGCCAAGCGCTGCAAAGTCAGCAAGTGCATCCGCAAGACAGCGTATTGGGCGTTTTGAGCGCCGGCGATCTGAAGCCGGGTCTGAAAACCACCTACAAAAACCTGGTTACCCAAGCCTTCAATGCCCAATATTGGGCTTACAGCGGTGTCGGCAAATTCGGCATGCCGGCCAATGGCGGCAGCGCCTATAACCAAATGGAAGCCAACTTCGCCATGTTTTTCGGCTTGGCGATTCAGTTGTACGAATCAACCCTGGTTTCCGACCAATCGCCGTTCGACTCAAGTCCGCTCGATGCCGATATGGCGCCGACCTGGACTAACGTAACCGGCGCCACGCCAACCGAAACCGCTAACAAAATCGCCTCGCTCAAGCACGGTTACGATCTGTTTATCAGTAACCACTGCGGCCGCTGCCACGTCGGCCCGGCCGCGAGTTTAGCGGCGGTTGCCACCAATGCCGCGTTGTTAACGTCGACGCCCGGTTTCAGCTTCGGCCCGCCGGCCACGCCGATCGCTTACGGCCCGGATGCCTTCGGTTTAGGCGCCGCGGCTTTCTCCGGCGCCACCGCTTCCGCCAGCACGGTAACTCGGGATTTCAATATCTTTATCCAGCCCAAGTTGATGGATGTCGGCTTTGTTAACATCGGCGTTACCACGATCGAGGCCGATCCCGGCATCGACGCCAGCGATCCGTTCGGCAATCCCTTGTCGCATACCGCCCAATATGTCAGTTATTTGCTGGCCAATAATGCCGGGGTCATCGATTTACCGGTGGAAAATATCCGCGCCTGCGACTTCCTGACGCCGCTGGCCCTACACAATTTGTTGGCCGATACCGCTTATTTTGCGGCCGACGACGGCCTGCAAGCGGACGGCAGCCGTGAGGGCGTATTGCGCAACTTGAACTGCGCCAATCCCGATGCGGCCTATGTCCCGACATCCGCTGCCGCCCAGGCCAATGCCAACGGCGCGAAACTGGCGGTGGCTACCCACGGCGCGTTCAAAGTGCCGACCCTGCGCAACGTTGAACTCACCGGCCCTTACATGCACAACGGTAGCATGGCCACGCTGGCACAAGTCATCGAGTTCTACGCCCGCCACGGCAACTTCGTCAACGACGCGCAAAACTTCAACGTCGCGGCCGGTTCCGGCATTTTAACCTCCACGCAAAACACCACCGACTTGAGCAATTTTCTGAAAGCGTTGACCGACGAGCGGGTGCGTTACCAAAAAGCACCGTTCGATCATCCGCAACTGACTGTCATGCATGGCCATGTTGGTAACGATTTGCAAGTACAGGCCGGCAATCCGCTGGCGGCCAGCCTGGGTCAGGACGAAACCTTGACGATTCCGGCGGTCGGTGCCGACGGCGCGGCAACGCCAATCGCGCCGTTTTTGGCGCCTGCACCGTGA
- a CDS encoding DNRLRE domain-containing protein translates to MQFHSTRRQAPPGLAFAVLGFTLAGLPVAGAGAATITLGASKVSTIFENQPTHSIGKGPAVFVGGDADGSPRRGLIDFNIAANLPATAIITGVELTLYLADVAGASGSEDVTPRSIELHRLTGNWAHGPTALGVTQIEGTDQGFPAIPPSPTWLDRRYLQNQPWATPGGDFKPLASATTVVGQAIGSAYTWTSTPDLVADVQAMLIAPSTNNGWVLLNTDEWIPDTYRVFYTQAWDDTALRPRLQISYELAAVPLPAAVWLFGGGLLGLAGTIRRRPDVSRRTNPEINP, encoded by the coding sequence ATGCAATTTCATTCAACACGAAGGCAGGCGCCGCCCGGTTTGGCGTTTGCGGTTTTGGGTTTCACGCTGGCCGGCTTACCGGTGGCCGGCGCCGGGGCCGCCACCATCACCCTGGGGGCGAGCAAGGTTTCGACGATTTTCGAAAACCAGCCGACCCACAGTATCGGGAAAGGCCCGGCCGTGTTTGTCGGCGGCGATGCCGACGGCTCGCCGCGGCGCGGTTTGATCGACTTCAATATCGCCGCCAACCTGCCGGCAACGGCGATCATCACCGGCGTGGAGTTGACCCTGTATCTGGCCGATGTGGCGGGCGCCAGCGGCAGTGAAGATGTCACGCCTCGCAGTATCGAACTGCATCGGCTGACCGGTAATTGGGCTCACGGCCCCACCGCTTTGGGAGTCACCCAAATCGAGGGCACCGACCAAGGTTTTCCGGCCATTCCCCCTAGCCCCACCTGGCTCGACCGGCGCTACTTGCAGAATCAGCCGTGGGCTACGCCGGGTGGAGATTTCAAACCGCTGGCCAGCGCCACTACCGTGGTCGGCCAGGCCATCGGCTCGGCGTATACCTGGACCTCCACGCCCGATCTGGTCGCCGATGTGCAGGCCATGTTGATCGCGCCGTCCACCAACAACGGCTGGGTATTGCTGAATACCGATGAGTGGATCCCCGACACCTACCGGGTGTTTTATACCCAGGCCTGGGACGACACCGCGCTGCGCCCGCGATTGCAAATCAGCTACGAACTGGCCGCCGTGCCGCTGCCGGCGGCTGTCTGGCTATTCGGCGGCGGCTTGCTGGGCTTGGCCGGCACCATTCGCCGCAGGCCCGATGTTTCTAGGAGAACCAATCCGGAGATAAATCCATGA
- a CDS encoding DNRLRE domain-containing protein: MNRLAQFSRTALVCLMLADSAAVSAAVVTLTPSKDATIFGSSINQGLPNSSGQDLFNHSNGAGPGMFAGGNGQFAAHRGLIAFDIASQIPEGSVITGVQLTMYIGIVAGSGGAAGLGDQTPRTMDLFRLTRDWGEGITGGNATQIGGTGQGFPANPGDATWNDAAYQQTPWTTPGGDYVSQASATLAVGSVFGSAQTWTTTPAFVQDVQAWLDDPSSNFGWILINRDEELKQTHRAFYTSEWTDPALRPQLQVTYQPAPVPVPAAVWLFGAGITGVLGLTRRKAHGAGKPLAFIF, from the coding sequence ATGAACCGACTAGCACAATTTTCCCGAACAGCGCTGGTGTGCCTAATGCTGGCCGATTCGGCGGCGGTATCGGCGGCGGTCGTTACCCTGACGCCCAGCAAGGATGCGACGATTTTTGGCTCCAGCATCAATCAAGGCTTGCCTAATTCCTCCGGCCAGGATTTGTTCAATCACAGCAATGGCGCGGGGCCCGGCATGTTTGCCGGCGGTAACGGCCAATTCGCGGCGCATCGCGGGCTGATTGCCTTCGATATCGCTTCGCAAATACCGGAGGGTTCGGTGATTACCGGCGTGCAATTGACGATGTACATTGGCATCGTGGCCGGATCGGGAGGCGCGGCCGGACTCGGCGACCAAACGCCGCGAACCATGGATTTGTTTCGCCTGACCCGCGACTGGGGCGAAGGCATTACCGGCGGCAACGCCACGCAGATCGGCGGCACCGGCCAAGGCTTTCCGGCCAATCCCGGCGACGCCACCTGGAACGACGCGGCATACCAGCAAACGCCGTGGACCACGCCCGGCGGCGATTACGTCAGCCAAGCCAGCGCCACGCTGGCGGTCGGCAGCGTCTTCGGGTCGGCGCAAACCTGGACGACTACACCGGCCTTTGTCCAGGACGTACAAGCCTGGCTGGACGATCCATCGAGCAATTTCGGTTGGATATTGATCAACCGCGACGAAGAGCTCAAGCAAACCCATCGTGCCTTTTATACCAGCGAATGGACCGATCCGGCGCTGCGTCCGCAATTGCAGGTCACCTATCAACCGGCGCCGGTTCCTGTACCCGCCGCCGTCTGGTTGTTCGGTGCCGGCATAACCGGTGTGTTGGGCCTGACTCGGCGTAAGGCCCATGGGGCCGGCAAACCATTGGCTTTTATTTTTTAA
- a CDS encoding VPLPA-CTERM sorting domain-containing protein — protein MKKQTVLTVCIGSLLFGAAIPAFADIAPLPDFHHININVSNDNGAQNGSGPTDSYYIKADGGGLNQLHITTDSSTAGLSGQVTTQDINASSTSGTFWVSTTGGRGYNDSIILLASVKGPISNDFSLNIKSSGYQWTAAANVIGSDIHYVSGAVNETFGKSDFLYGPQTTKPGPGTGILPFYSGQNVNDPTTAEYLMFIDLWVGNTSTRTQTDAGSAKVEFSVSGLYSSTLAFNAYAFAYTSNTGANSIDWTNRVSSNLADAGQSGYSINTTAVAPVPVPAAIWLFGSALAGFGLIGRRKAALAE, from the coding sequence ATGAAAAAGCAAACAGTTCTGACAGTGTGTATCGGCTCGTTATTATTCGGTGCCGCAATTCCGGCGTTCGCGGATATCGCGCCCTTGCCGGATTTTCATCACATTAATATCAACGTGTCCAATGACAATGGCGCGCAGAATGGTTCGGGGCCTACCGACTCTTACTATATCAAAGCGGATGGGGGCGGACTTAATCAACTGCATATCACGACGGATAGCAGCACGGCCGGTCTTAGCGGCCAGGTGACCACGCAAGACATCAATGCCTCGTCGACGTCCGGAACCTTCTGGGTCAGCACCACCGGTGGTCGCGGCTACAACGACAGCATCATTTTGCTGGCCTCAGTCAAAGGGCCTATTTCCAACGACTTTAGTTTAAACATCAAATCCAGCGGTTACCAATGGACCGCGGCGGCCAACGTTATTGGCAGCGATATTCATTATGTGTCGGGCGCTGTCAATGAAACTTTCGGTAAAAGCGATTTCCTGTATGGTCCGCAAACCACTAAGCCAGGACCGGGTACCGGGATTTTACCGTTTTATTCCGGCCAGAATGTCAACGATCCGACCACTGCGGAATACCTGATGTTCATCGATCTTTGGGTGGGAAATACCTCAACCCGGACGCAAACCGATGCCGGTAGCGCGAAGGTGGAATTCAGCGTCTCCGGCCTGTACAGCTCCACGCTGGCGTTTAACGCTTACGCCTTTGCCTATACCTCAAACACCGGCGCCAACTCCATCGATTGGACCAACCGGGTGTCCAGCAATTTGGCCGATGCGGGCCAAAGCGGTTATTCCATCAATACCACGGCGGTAGCGCCCGTGCCGGTGCCGGCGGCGATATGGCTGTTTGGCAGTGCCTTAGCGGGATTCGGATTGATTGGCCGGCGTAAGGCGGCTTTGGCGGAATGA
- a CDS encoding VPLPA-CTERM sorting domain-containing protein gives MKFLFQSNNGFNKLILAIGLMLSLTALQAEASLTAGIADGKSVVYSSVSNLTWTGDANLLGTLMASQGYNAVVNAIIGASPTIYSTPYDTPFGSSDGQHHVSSADFFSSDGNATWYGAQAFVSYLNSINYAGSNQWALPSAGGEPHSGHIQIGTPFGDLFYSELGGGAGFNIPDTNYFTNEIRQNSVYWTDTEYVSSGIYAWDFNISGGYQVSDFKSYVAHIWAISPGNITAVPVPAAAWLFGSALAGLGAVSRRRSAGFDYE, from the coding sequence ATGAAATTTTTATTTCAATCTAACAATGGATTTAACAAACTGATATTGGCCATTGGCCTGATGCTGAGCCTAACCGCTCTGCAAGCCGAAGCGTCATTAACTGCCGGTATTGCCGACGGCAAAAGCGTGGTGTATAGCAGTGTCAGCAACCTTACTTGGACCGGCGATGCCAACCTGTTGGGCACGCTGATGGCTAGTCAAGGTTACAACGCTGTGGTGAACGCCATTATCGGCGCCAGCCCTACCATCTACAGCACACCATACGACACGCCGTTCGGTAGTAGTGATGGTCAACATCATGTATCCAGCGCGGATTTTTTCTCCTCAGATGGCAACGCAACTTGGTACGGCGCCCAGGCCTTCGTCTCCTATTTGAATAGCATCAATTACGCTGGATCCAATCAGTGGGCGTTACCATCGGCAGGGGGTGAACCGCATTCTGGCCACATCCAAATTGGTACACCATTCGGCGATCTGTTTTATAGCGAACTGGGTGGCGGAGCCGGCTTCAATATTCCGGACACGAACTATTTCACCAACGAAATAAGACAAAACTCTGTGTACTGGACGGATACGGAGTATGTGTCGAGTGGTATCTATGCATGGGATTTCAATATTTCTGGTGGCTATCAGGTCAGCGACTTTAAGTCATACGTGGCTCATATATGGGCAATCAGCCCCGGTAATATTACCGCTGTACCTGTACCCGCTGCCGCCTGGCTGTTCGGCAGTGCGTTGGCGGGTTTGGGAGCAGTGAGTCGACGTAGATCGGCAGGATTCGATTATGAATGA